Genomic segment of Catharus ustulatus isolate bCatUst1 chromosome 3, bCatUst1.pri.v2, whole genome shotgun sequence:
ATTAATCCATCTCTCTGTATCCACACAGGGGCTTCTGGCCCTGGGAGACTACATGAACGTGCAGTGCCACGCCTGCATCGGGGGCACCAACGTGGGTGAGGATATCCGCAAGCTGGATTACGGGCAGCACGTTGTGGCTGGCACTCCAGGACGGGTGTTTGGTAAGGAAATCCTGACATTTATTGTAACACCCTTAGGGTGACCTTAGGGTGAAGTGTAACAAGGTAACAACTtactgctgctgtgcctggaaaaGACTGAGGGAAATCTATAGCCatggtattttcattttctctgttcatTATTGCTTTTCATTGTTGAGGTGACTCTTTATATGATGGtttggaaaaaggagaaagtatTACTGTCCATTAATCTTCAAGGGGATAAGAGCCAGGCCTACATGAAAGCCAAAATTGGGCCCACAtttcctgtgtcctgctggtTGCTCCATCTTTGTTAAATCAGGTGCACTTGCAGCTGGTATCTTCTGCTTTCACTGCATGAAGAGTTTAACACTGACTGTCCATGGCAGTTATCCCAGGGGTTGTGTTGTCCTTTAGGCTCACATCTTCTGGGTCTCTGAGAAACAGCCCTTACACAAGCTCTTGTCACTGGGAGAACGTGAACTGGTCCccacaagtggaaaaaaaaaaaccccaaaaattagCAGCTGCCAAACTGGGCTGACTCTCAAACAGGTTTTGTGGATTCTGTTGACATAAAGTTCATCtggcattttgtatttttcacatCTGTCTCTGCTCCACCAAGATACCCTGACAGTGGTGGGGCTCACTTGCTTTCAGAGCATTCTCATCTCACAAAATGAAATCTTACAGATATGATTCGTCGCAGAAGTCTAAGAACTCGTGCCATCAAAATGCTGGTTTTGGATGAAGCAGATGAAATGCTCAATAAAGGTAACACATTTGTCTCCCTTTTACTTGCTTTCTCCTTGCTTCTTTGAGATTCCAAGGTGTCCCAGCTAGCAGGCCCACTTCTAGAAGCTGGTTTTGGAAAAAGATAGTTATAGTTAGTTACAGGCTGTAATGGGTCAAGGTACACAACATGCCTTCTCTGACGTTACTGATTCACACAATAATGTTCATCCCAGAGTATAGACCCAGTACTGAATTCCAGGTCAGACTGTGACAGGGGAGGATATTTAGGAGAAGGATGTGCTGACTGTTCTGTGTGGCTTGATTTGCACTGCAGGCTTCAAGGAGCAGATTTATGATGTGTACAGGTACCTGCCTCCAGCCACACAGGTGGTTCTGATCAGCGCCACTTTGCCACATGAAATCTTGGAAATGACCAACAAATTCATGACAGACCCCATCCGCATCCTGGTGAAACGGTGAGTGAGTTTTCTTGGAGAGAACAGCCCTGGGCAGTTCACAGTATTAACAGATTTAAATGTACAGAGAGCCTCTCATGTTCCTTCTCACATTCCTGAGTGTCTGCAGATGTGCTCATGTCCTGTTTTCAGCACGTGCTGACTTACCTCCCTGACTTTATCCTTGTCCagttctgtgtgctgctgctcagcctaGCTGTCCCCTCATTCTCCCCATGGACAGCAGTCTCTCCTTGTGGAAATCTATCCTTCATACTTATCCAATTCCTGGGCTCCCcctgaggatttttttaggcTTCCTGTTATAATTTCCTATTGCATAGGCTTTAGCTGACTGATCCTGGGTGTTCTTGGAGGCGTAGTTTACATTGGGTGGTGTCACAGGTCCTTGTgcactggagcttgggaggagTCTCCCTCTTGCCTGAGCTCTTACACTGCCCCATTTTGTACATTCGAGCTTCTTGAGACTTTCTTCAGTCTCTCTTGTCAAGAAGCTGGAATGTAAAAATGATGAGAACAGAATATTCCCCTTTGAAGCTGtctggctggagcagagcagttcCAGTCTCTGCTGAACGGGTCATGTTCAGGGCCCTTCTTAAAGCTGAGTTTTCCCAGGACTTTCTAGAACAACTTGGACTCCATCTGGACCGGACCCAGGAACCCACAGCACACGGGGCAGAGGGGTGGTGTCTGGTGAAGCACACCCAGCCCTTCTAACTGCTATTCACCTGCTTGTGGTGTTCTTCTCTGCAGTGATGAGTTAACCCTCGAAGGAATCAAGCAGTTTTTCGTGGCTGTGGAGAGGGAAGAGTGGAAGTTCGACACCTTGTGTGATCTCTACGACACACTGACCATCACCCAGGCTGTCATCTTTTGTAACACCAAGAGAAAGGTACAGAGGCCATCAGAGGGGCATGGTGCTTCCTGAGGGTGGCTCAAACTGCTGGATTAGTTAAGAGGCCTGGTTGCTCCGCTGTTTAGAAATAGTTTCAGTAGGACCATATAAACCTTTGGGATGTGCCTGACTTAAAACAACAGGCAGACCTGATACAGCTGACAGGAATTGCCTTTTCAGAGAAGTAGGTAAGAATGTGCTCAATCTAATTGCTTATAATTCCTGGAGCAAAACCCCACTTCCTgaataaatgcttttaattcCTTTCCGGGCTTGTGGAGCCCTGTATCATACAGCTGATGCTTTGTAAGGATTATTTCCTTCCCTTAGTCCCAGAATGCATGTGGAAGTGTCTCAGTCCATACCAGCTCATCTCAGCAGACATTGTGAagctcagctgctgtgtttggCTGTCTGAGCAAAGAGCTAACCCAAGCTGTGTTCACAGGTCGACTGGCTCACAGAGAAGATGAGGGAAGCCAACTTTACAGTTTCATCCATGCATGGGGACATGCCCCAAAAGGAGAGAGAGTCCATCATGAAAGAGTTCAGATCTGGTGCCAGGTAAATGCCCCAAATAGCATTGCTTACATCACTGCTGCCTCAGGGCAGGGAAAACCCTCAACACCTCTATCTCAAGGCTTTGTTCAGCTCAGATTAAGAACTCTGATTTCCATCTATCTCCTGAGGTGTTGGAGGGTTGAGAGATTGCCACTTTCCAAGGAGGGATGCTTGTAGCTCTGGGTGTAGAATTAGTCTGTTCTATTTTGCTGAAGATATTGGGagttgctgcttttaaaatacatcaaggaaaaaatgtttgtgCTCCCTCCTCAGTATTTTTAACACTTGGGAGCATTATTCCTTCTGAAAGATCCAAGCTGTGTTGGTCCTGTCTTGACTGAAGTTTGGTGATAGTGCAAGAGACAGCTTTCTGTGCAGCAAAAGTGTGGATGCTGCTGGTGTGCTGTGGGAGGGGAGAGCATGGAAGAGCAGGGGGTGCGCTGGAGCCTGGGAGTTTCCAGAGAAGTCCTAACTGTGCCCTTCTTTTTGCAGCCGAGTTCTTATTTCCACAGACGTTTGGGCTCGAGGCCTGGATGTGCCTCAGGTGTCGCTGATCATTAACTATGACCTGCCCAACAACAGAGAACTCTACATCCACAGGTAGGCTTCCCCCAGGgcgtggggctgggggagctttTCCCACAGTGGCTCCATTCCCTCTTCCCTCGTGCTCCGCAGAATCGGCCGCTCGGGCAGGTACGGCCGGAAAGGCGTCGCCATCAACTTTGTGAAGAACGACGACATCCGCATCCTGCGGGACATTGAGCAGTACTACTCCACCCAGATTGACGAGATGCCCATGAACGGTGAGTGCTGgccacagcccaggagcagcactgctgggctgggctccccaCACACTCAGTTCATACCTgtaattctttccttttctctcctttcagtTGCTGATCTTATCTGAAGGTCCATGGTTAGCAGGAAGCTGTACCATTTGGTACCCTCCAGAATTCCGTTTTGGACCCACATCCTTTTTTTCGTATTTTTGGTCATATGTTCTTGAGTTGATCTGCGCTTGGGAACTTGTGTAAATATTGTCTGTACTCCCACCCACGTTTTGCAATAAAAAAGAGGAGGTTTTACCATACCCTGTGCTTAATTACTTTACCCAGCATAGTAACAGGCAGGGAGTTCTGAGATACTGCCATACTTGGCTGGCataatgaaacaaaacattgGACACTCCGCATATCTGGGTTCATAAAATACAGGGCTTCCTGTTCTCTACCCTTCTGTCGTTGTTGTGCCACGCCGCCTGATGTACTTTTAGTTTCCTTGACTTAACCTTTAAGGATCAGACATCAACAGGAAAAATCTGTGGCCTGGCCCTAGCCTGCTCTAGGCAAATTGAGGTACGAGATAGCCAGAAATTTCCTGCTGGTTACGTCTTTCTGGAGCCAGGAATCACCACACTGCTCCAGATGAGGATTTCCCATCCCAAGGAACCTGGGCACAACACTTCCCAAACAGAAGGAGCAACTATCCCGTCTCTTGTCACCTCCACCTCATTCTGCTGCTGTACCTCGTTACATCTTCCCACTCACCCCTGCTCCTGTGTCTCTTTCTGGCATGCTGCTGTACTTTGCCAGCTGTAGGATCTTCCACGTAGCTTTCCTGCCTCACTCTGCTGTGTCCCTTTGTGAGGCAAGAGTTGGCCAGAGGTCGGTTACCAtcttctgctctctgcttttcctgctgcattcGGCTTTTTGCGTGTTCAGGGAGGACAGGGGAAGCAAGGCTGGAATACACCACAGTTAGCACAGAATTGGATCAGCTCTCAGAACTCTTTCCAGCAGAGTAGCCCAGGGTAGAGAAAGCAGCTGCCACCTCCTTTAAAGCCCTGTGGAACTCCTCAGTTCCCTGAGGAACCCACTCCATGCACCTGCCTGATGTTCTTCACAGAAGTTGGGAAATACTAAGCTTAATCTGCTAGGAATACTCATTTTAAGGGATTGCCCATGGAGAGGAGGCCACTACAGCTTCATGGCTCCATGTGCtaccagcagcaaagctgcGCCAGCATTccccctgggcacacacagggagAGTGCTCACACCATCCAGCCGTGTTCAGcactggaacagcagcaccagcgccctccccctgcccctcgAGCTGTCACcatgcagggctgctgggggcaATGCACACACAGGCTCTGCATCCCTCCAGGAACGGGCAAGGAGGCTCAGCTCATCCAGTATCCAGCCTTGGGACCGCCAGGCTGCTCCAGTACCCAGCAGAGGGACACGGCCCACCCCCACACATCCCCGTGGTGCCTGCCCTCAGTAGCTGGCCCTGACACAAGTCTGTCCTTTAGTGGTCCCTACAGAGCCTTTCTTGCCTCCACAGAGGGAGTCAC
This window contains:
- the EIF4A3 gene encoding eukaryotic initiation factor 4A-III encodes the protein MAGSAGGSARKRLMKEEDMTKVEFETSEEVDVTPTFDTMGLREDLLRGIYAYGFEKPSAIQQRAIKQIIKGRDVIAQSQSGTGKTATFSISVLQCLDIQVRETQALILAPTRELAVQIQKGLLALGDYMNVQCHACIGGTNVGEDIRKLDYGQHVVAGTPGRVFDMIRRRSLRTRAIKMLVLDEADEMLNKGFKEQIYDVYRYLPPATQVVLISATLPHEILEMTNKFMTDPIRILVKRDELTLEGIKQFFVAVEREEWKFDTLCDLYDTLTITQAVIFCNTKRKVDWLTEKMREANFTVSSMHGDMPQKERESIMKEFRSGASRVLISTDVWARGLDVPQVSLIINYDLPNNRELYIHRIGRSGRYGRKGVAINFVKNDDIRILRDIEQYYSTQIDEMPMNVADLI